A region of Williamwhitmania sp. DNA encodes the following proteins:
- a CDS encoding RsmD family RNA methyltransferase produces the protein MRIISGSYRGRTINPPKNFTARPTTDMAKEGLFNILANNFDFEEITVLDLFSGSGSISFEFASRGCPDIDLVELNPVHYAFISKTAKELGFSQINPVKHNAFQFLKFCNKQYNLIFADPPYDIAGVDLIPQLVFENNLLAGDGWLIIEHSEKYSFNLQQNFLETRKYGKVNFSIFAVKAH, from the coding sequence ATGCGAATAATAAGCGGAAGCTACAGAGGAAGAACCATTAATCCTCCAAAAAATTTTACGGCCAGACCTACCACCGATATGGCAAAGGAAGGATTATTTAATATTCTTGCCAACAATTTTGATTTTGAAGAGATAACCGTTCTTGACCTTTTTAGCGGCTCCGGCAGCATCAGCTTTGAATTTGCCTCCAGAGGGTGCCCCGATATTGACCTTGTGGAACTCAACCCAGTTCACTATGCCTTTATTTCCAAAACAGCCAAAGAATTGGGGTTTAGCCAAATTAATCCAGTGAAGCACAATGCATTTCAGTTTCTAAAATTTTGCAATAAGCAGTACAACCTCATCTTTGCTGATCCACCTTACGACATTGCTGGGGTTGACCTTATTCCACAGCTGGTGTTCGAAAATAATCTTTTAGCTGGTGATGGATGGTTGATCATTGAGCACTCTGAAAAATACAGCTTTAACCTCCAACAAAATTTTCTGGAAACACGAAAGTACGGCAAGGTTAACTTTTCGATTTTTGCTGTAAAAGCCCACTAA
- a CDS encoding DUF3822 family protein, with the protein MIQTIDLVDETYDINTINTYCLSIRVSLDGLSFCIADKQQEKIVAFKHYQISSAVDSEDLAIVVNKLLQDELSLPKHPIKVTILYVSPNYTLVPEELFVETKAKELLSVTHHLDELDEVHFIKIEEPKAMLIYTFPSTLASKLKSLFPTALLIPQVFPFLKRLREEKFIEMPFVGIHVNENFFDLAIYSKKNLQLLNSYTYKSPSDVLFFLANALSAVGLESATISVAGATEEGMAIIPALKKFYPQTFNDPFSGNFTLSYKIRDHVKARFSNLFFSATCE; encoded by the coding sequence ATGATACAAACTATTGATTTAGTCGACGAAACATACGACATCAATACCATAAACACATACTGTTTGTCCATCCGGGTTAGCTTGGATGGACTTTCATTTTGTATTGCCGACAAGCAACAAGAGAAAATTGTGGCCTTTAAGCATTACCAAATCAGTAGTGCCGTTGACAGCGAAGACTTAGCAATAGTTGTAAATAAGTTACTGCAAGATGAGCTATCCCTGCCAAAACATCCTATCAAGGTAACCATTCTATATGTATCACCCAATTACACCCTCGTTCCTGAAGAACTTTTTGTGGAGACTAAGGCAAAAGAATTGCTTTCAGTAACCCACCACCTCGACGAACTTGACGAAGTGCATTTCATTAAAATAGAAGAGCCAAAGGCAATGCTCATCTATACATTTCCATCCACATTGGCCAGTAAGCTTAAGTCATTATTCCCTACAGCATTGCTAATACCCCAAGTCTTTCCATTTTTAAAACGGCTTCGTGAAGAAAAATTCATCGAAATGCCTTTTGTAGGGATTCACGTTAATGAGAACTTTTTCGACCTTGCAATTTATAGTAAGAAGAACCTTCAGCTCCTCAATTCCTACACTTACAAATCCCCAAGCGACGTTCTGTTTTTTCTTGCTAATGCACTTAGTGCTGTTGGACTAGAGTCAGCAACCATTTCCGTTGCCGGTGCAACTGAGGAGGGTATGGCCATTATTCCAGCACTTAAAAAGTTTTACCCACAAACCTTCAACGATCCGTTTTCAGGAAACTTTACGCTAAGCTATAAGATTCGAGACCATGTAAAAGCTCGATTTTCTAACCTGTTCTTCAGCGCCACATGCGAATAA